In Helianthus annuus cultivar XRQ/B chromosome 8, HanXRQr2.0-SUNRISE, whole genome shotgun sequence, a single genomic region encodes these proteins:
- the LOC110873917 gene encoding uncharacterized protein LOC110873917 → MAGNKSKNMKLINDHLRKINKPFVKSIKSPDGDIIDCVLFHLQPAFDLPELKNKISVMVQPELPKEDYHKTGTNPEIKQLWSLKGESCPNGTIPIKRTSAGDILKTNSIPKFGKKYSRKDTQPTPGHEHSIGYVREGEFYGAKAILNVWKPNVTGLDFSLSQIWVVADVPTRPVNTIEVGWHVYPSANSDNLPRLFALWTPDGYRSGCYNMLCPGFVQTNSKVCLGASIKPISTYNGKQYEIALLVWKDPNSKDWWLRVGTEVIGFWPAELFTDLHDRANRIDYGGEVYSATYSGTHTSTQMGSGHFQDEGYKKAAFARNLEMVDQDNYLREVSNLNIFVEKPNCYGINNGHSDAWGNYIFFGGPGYNPNCL, encoded by the exons ATGGCGGGTAACAAGTCGAAGAATATGAAGTTGATTAATGATCATCTTAGAAAGATCAACAAGCCTTTTGTTAAGTCAATTAAG AGTCCAGATGGTGATATAATAGACTGCGTTTTGTTTCATCTCCAGCCCGCTTTTGATCTTCCTgaattaaaaaacaaaatatcAGTGATG GTTCAACCAGAGTTACCAAAAGAAGATTATCATAAAACGGGTACTAACCCGGAAATCAAACAATTATGGAGTTTAAAGGGTGAATCATGCCCAAATGGAACCATTCCAATTAAAAGAACAAGTGCTGGAGACATTTTGAAAACCAATTCAATTCCTAAGTTTGGGAAGAAATATAGTAGAAAGGACACCCAACCTACCCCTGGCCATGAG CATTCAATTGGATATGTAAGGGAAGGAGAGTTCTACGGAGCAAAGGCGATTCTAAACGTGTGGAAACCAAATGTTACTGGACTTGATTTTAGCCTTTCACAAATTTGGGTCGTGGCTGACGTTCCAACTCGTCCCGTTAACACTATTGAAGTTGGTTGGCAT GTGTATCCAAGTGCAAACAGTGATAATCTCCCAAGACTTTTTGCTTTGTGGACT CCCGATGGATATCGGTCAGGCTGCTACAACATGTTATGTCCAGGGTTCGTCCAAACTAATTCAAAGGTGTGTCTTGGAGCTTCTATAAAACCAATATCAACATACAACGGTAAACAATACGAAATCGCGTTATTGGTATGGAAG GACCCGAATAGCAAGGACTGGTGGTTGAGAGTGGGAACGGAAGTGATTGGGTTCTGGCCAGCAGAGTTATTCACAGATCTTCATGACCGCGCAAACAGAATAGATTATGGTGGAGAAGTGTATTCTGCTACATACTCGGGTACCCACACATCGACTCAAATGGGTAGTGGCCACTTCCAAGATGAAGGTTATAAGAAAGCAGCGTTTGCTAGGAACTTGGAAATGGTTGATCAAGATAATTATTTGCGTGAAGTTTCTAATCTAAATATATTTGTAGAGAAACCCAATTGTTATGGCATTAATAATGGGCATAGTGATGCTTGGGGTAACTATATATTTTTTGGAGGACCTGGATATAATCCAAATTGTCTCTAA